The following coding sequences lie in one Flavobacterium sediminis genomic window:
- a CDS encoding carboxypeptidase-like regulatory domain-containing protein has translation MKKLVLSTLFVLQAIFVFAQQKPALRGKVVDSKSLKPLQNVAATIQSTNVSVVTDVDGTFEFETLPNDEPVLVISYTGYVSQTLILEPTKGETLELGEILLEEDITSEQQLSLVTITENDLGDENTGSESTSGLLQASRDTYQQAAAFNWGMARFRIRGLDNAYGTTMINGISMNKLYDGRPQWSNWGGLNDATRNQEFTMGSGPSDYTFGGILGTQEINTRASHYRTGTRISLSGTNTNYSWRTMGTHASGFNKKGWAFVVSASRRWAKEGFFEGTDYSANSLFASVEKKFNDKHSLNFTSIYAENSRGKTSPNTKEVNDLMGVTYNSYWGWQNGEKRNSRDKDIAEPINMLSHYWKISEKTSLNTNVAYQTGKIGNSRIDYQNANNPDPTYYGYMPNYYYNQSDLEGAAIALDHFYQNPQINWNAMYIANQNSADVGRSVYALYEDRTDDTQWSANSILNSSLSDNISLNAAVNFKHLKSHNFQNLLDLLGGQYFLDIDPFYSGDTSQSDLNNPNRQVVEGDTYGYNYNLFATVIDGFTQFKFNYRKFNFYLAQSFSRTEYQREGLYKNGIYADNSYGKSDKVTYENFGFKGGLTYKINGRHMLDFNGSYMTKAPIMRNVFSNARLNNTITPNLSDENIVAADASYIIKAPKFKGRLTGFYNKIQNSTEISFYYAESIGDAGGDSDSFVSEIVTGLDKQAIGGELGLEYQITSTIKAMGSASYGQYIYSNNAHLVTNDDGRAADGLNALKDFGTVYIKDYRQPGMPQQAYSIGLEYRDPHFWWVSANVNYLADNYIDVASILRTDNFTIDPSTGVNYDGATESSVRDLLKQEKFDNFTLVNLTGGKSWRISKKNRNTFGFFASINNLFDVEYKTGGFEQSRKATYPDLAADQANGTPSFGSKYFYGYGRTYFVNFYINF, from the coding sequence ATGAAGAAACTTGTATTGAGTACCTTGTTTGTACTACAAGCCATTTTCGTTTTTGCCCAGCAAAAACCTGCCTTGAGGGGTAAAGTAGTGGATTCGAAAAGCTTAAAACCGCTACAGAATGTAGCTGCAACTATTCAGAGCACAAATGTTTCAGTTGTGACAGATGTTGATGGGACTTTTGAATTTGAAACTTTACCAAACGATGAACCTGTGTTGGTAATTTCTTACACAGGATATGTGTCACAAACCTTAATTCTTGAACCAACTAAAGGTGAAACTCTTGAATTAGGTGAAATTTTATTAGAAGAAGATATTACTTCTGAGCAACAATTGAGTTTAGTAACCATTACTGAAAATGACTTGGGTGATGAAAATACAGGTTCTGAAAGTACTTCAGGACTTTTACAGGCATCCAGAGATACATACCAGCAAGCTGCTGCTTTTAACTGGGGTATGGCTCGTTTCAGAATAAGAGGTTTAGATAATGCTTATGGTACTACCATGATTAATGGTATTTCCATGAATAAATTATATGACGGAAGACCGCAGTGGAGTAACTGGGGTGGTTTAAATGATGCTACTCGTAACCAAGAGTTCACAATGGGTTCAGGCCCTTCTGATTATACTTTCGGTGGTATCTTAGGAACACAAGAAATCAATACTCGTGCTTCACATTACAGAACAGGAACCAGAATTTCCCTATCAGGAACTAATACAAACTACAGTTGGAGAACTATGGGAACACATGCTTCCGGCTTTAACAAAAAAGGATGGGCTTTTGTAGTTTCCGCTTCAAGAAGATGGGCTAAAGAAGGTTTCTTTGAAGGAACCGATTATAGTGCAAATTCACTATTTGCTTCTGTTGAAAAGAAATTCAATGATAAACACAGTTTAAATTTCACTTCTATTTATGCTGAGAACAGTAGAGGAAAAACATCCCCTAACACTAAAGAAGTTAATGATTTAATGGGTGTTACTTACAATTCTTACTGGGGATGGCAAAACGGAGAGAAACGAAATTCAAGAGATAAAGACATCGCTGAACCAATCAATATGCTATCTCACTATTGGAAAATAAGTGAAAAAACTTCATTAAACACTAATGTTGCTTACCAAACCGGTAAAATAGGTAATAGTAGAATTGATTATCAAAATGCTAACAATCCTGACCCTACTTATTACGGGTATATGCCGAATTACTACTATAATCAATCTGATTTAGAAGGTGCAGCTATTGCATTGGATCATTTTTACCAAAATCCTCAAATTAATTGGAATGCAATGTATATTGCAAACCAAAACTCAGCTGATGTAGGTAGAAGTGTTTATGCTTTATATGAAGACCGAACTGATGATACACAATGGAGTGCAAACTCAATCTTAAACTCAAGTTTATCTGATAATATCAGTTTAAATGCTGCTGTTAACTTTAAACATTTAAAATCTCACAATTTCCAAAACTTATTAGATCTTTTAGGAGGTCAATATTTCTTAGACATTGATCCTTTTTATTCTGGTGACACTTCTCAATCTGATTTGAATAACCCGAATCGTCAAGTAGTTGAAGGAGATACATACGGCTACAATTATAATTTATTTGCTACCGTAATTGACGGATTTACTCAATTCAAATTCAATTATAGAAAATTCAACTTCTATTTAGCGCAATCTTTCTCCAGAACAGAATATCAAAGAGAAGGTTTGTATAAAAACGGCATCTACGCTGACAACTCTTACGGAAAAAGCGACAAAGTTACTTATGAGAACTTCGGTTTTAAAGGTGGTCTGACTTATAAAATTAACGGAAGACACATGCTTGATTTCAACGGTTCATATATGACTAAAGCACCGATCATGCGTAATGTTTTTTCAAATGCTCGTTTAAACAATACTATTACGCCTAATTTATCCGACGAAAATATTGTTGCCGCAGATGCAAGTTATATTATCAAAGCGCCTAAATTCAAAGGTCGTTTAACCGGATTCTATAATAAAATCCAAAACAGTACCGAAATATCTTTCTATTATGCTGAAAGCATCGGTGATGCAGGTGGTGATAGTGACTCTTTCGTTAGTGAAATCGTTACTGGTTTAGACAAACAAGCTATAGGTGGAGAATTAGGTCTTGAATACCAAATTACTTCAACAATAAAAGCAATGGGATCTGCTTCTTACGGACAATACATTTATTCTAACAATGCACATTTGGTAACAAATGACGATGGTAGAGCTGCTGATGGTCTGAATGCTTTAAAAGACTTCGGAACAGTGTATATTAAAGATTACCGTCAACCAGGTATGCCTCAACAAGCTTATTCAATCGGTTTAGAATATCGTGATCCTCATTTCTGGTGGGTTAGTGCAAACGTAAACTATTTAGCGGACAATTATATTGATGTTGCAAGTATCTTGAGAACTGATAACTTTACCATTGATCCTTCTACTGGCGTTAACTATGACGGTGCTACTGAAAGTTCAGTAAGAGACTTATTAAAACAAGAAAAATTCGACAACTTTACATTAGTTAATTTAACTGGTGGTAAATCTTGGAGAATCAGTAAGAAAAACAGAAACACTTTCGGTTTCTTTGCTTCTATCAACAACTTGTTTGATGTTGAATATAAAACCGGAGGTTTTGAACAATCAAGAAAGGCTACTTATCCTGATTTAGCCGCAGATCAGGCTAACGGAACACCTTCTTTTGGCTCTAAGTACTTCTATGGATACGGAAGAACTTATTTTGTTAATTTCTACATTAACTTCTAA
- a CDS encoding choice-of-anchor J domain-containing protein has translation MKKLIKTIFTTALVLSLVSCVNDDDAAIPTMKVPFYSETFNDASNLDNWSNVSINGGDLWHSSSYGGETFVQLSAYGSGEANMDAWLISPAINLDTTENEAFSFKYLTGYYNGQAVSVWVSTDYDGSNTAEGITNATWTDMNVELPVYTTSGYSSDFSLTDPVDISGFNGDIYIAFRYQGGSSSGVTTTYEIDNLNVYENK, from the coding sequence ATGAAAAAATTAATTAAAACAATATTTACAACAGCTTTGGTTCTTTCTTTAGTTAGCTGTGTTAACGATGACGATGCTGCTATTCCTACTATGAAAGTTCCTTTTTATAGTGAGACTTTTAACGACGCTTCTAATCTTGATAACTGGAGCAATGTTTCAATAAACGGAGGTGATTTATGGCATAGTTCTTCTTACGGAGGTGAAACGTTTGTTCAACTCTCAGCTTATGGAAGCGGTGAGGCTAATATGGACGCATGGTTAATCAGTCCTGCTATAAATCTGGATACTACAGAAAACGAAGCCTTTTCTTTTAAATACCTTACCGGGTACTATAATGGTCAGGCAGTTTCTGTTTGGGTATCTACAGATTATGATGGCAGTAATACGGCAGAAGGAATAACAAATGCAACATGGACTGATATGAATGTTGAACTACCTGTATATACTACAAGTGGTTATTCAAGTGATTTCTCTCTAACTGATCCGGTTGATATCTCTGGATTTAATGGTGATATCTATATTGCTTTCCGTTATCAGGGAGGAAGCAGCAGTGGTGTAACAACTACTTACGAAATTGACAATCTTAATGTTTATGAAAATAAATAA
- a CDS encoding DUF5689 domain-containing protein: MKNIKLLLTLTTFAALTSCVNGDDYGTPDLSSECVSETPTKQVSDITSIAATDNPTQYMADDVIEAYVTSSDEGGNFYKTISLVSTDAVNNSNSSIGFTIPINAYNLYTKFEPGRKVYVHLKDLYYSYTGLTDSYEIGELYVDPTYGNEIGRISAVKYENVILRGCDKVDEDELVNHITIDQVDDSYMHKLIEFENVQFADGSLGTTYFDPTNTAGTGTNHSITDMNGNTIDLRASEYASFASDPIPSGSGKIRGVLTKYNGSYQFMIRTLHDVQLNDDRFDVDFYPPIVGSSLAFNGSLFENFESYATYENEFPPYINDAAVGSRYWQVRLFSGNRYIQATSFGGNEDNRTLFIVPVDMTSASTFSFRTNDGYDNGSVLKVYYSLDYIAGGLITDATLVDITSNFTISSGHSSGYGTFIDSGVYNIPSGITGNGYFIFEYVGNGASGPTTTMQIDNITIN; this comes from the coding sequence ATGAAAAATATAAAATTATTATTAACATTAACAACATTTGCAGCTTTAACAAGTTGTGTAAATGGTGATGACTACGGTACACCGGATTTGTCATCTGAATGTGTTTCTGAAACCCCGACTAAACAAGTTTCAGATATCACAAGTATTGCAGCCACAGATAACCCGACACAATATATGGCTGATGATGTAATTGAGGCTTATGTAACTTCAAGTGATGAAGGAGGTAATTTTTATAAAACTATCTCTTTAGTCTCAACAGATGCAGTTAACAACTCTAATAGTAGCATCGGTTTTACAATTCCGATTAATGCTTATAACTTGTACACTAAATTTGAACCCGGTCGAAAAGTATATGTTCACTTAAAAGATTTATACTACTCATATACAGGATTAACAGATTCTTATGAGATTGGTGAATTATATGTTGACCCTACTTATGGTAACGAAATCGGTAGAATTTCTGCTGTTAAATACGAAAATGTTATTTTAAGAGGATGTGATAAAGTAGATGAGGATGAATTAGTAAACCATATCACTATTGATCAGGTAGATGATTCCTATATGCATAAATTAATTGAATTTGAAAACGTTCAATTTGCAGATGGATCTTTGGGAACTACTTACTTTGATCCTACTAATACTGCCGGTACAGGTACTAATCATTCTATTACTGATATGAATGGAAACACAATTGATTTAAGAGCTAGTGAATATGCTTCATTTGCTTCTGATCCGATTCCAAGCGGAAGTGGAAAAATAAGAGGTGTTTTAACTAAATATAATGGTAGCTACCAATTTATGATCAGAACACTACACGATGTTCAACTAAATGATGACCGTTTTGATGTTGACTTCTACCCGCCGATTGTCGGAAGTTCTTTAGCATTCAACGGTTCTTTATTTGAAAACTTTGAATCTTATGCTACTTATGAAAACGAATTCCCTCCATATATTAATGATGCTGCGGTAGGTAGCAGATATTGGCAAGTACGATTATTTAGCGGAAACAGATATATTCAAGCAACATCTTTCGGAGGAAATGAGGACAATAGAACTTTATTTATTGTTCCTGTAGACATGACATCAGCCAGTACATTCTCTTTTAGAACAAATGATGGTTATGATAATGGATCTGTTCTGAAAGTATATTATTCGTTAGATTATATTGCCGGCGGATTGATTACTGACGCTACTTTAGTAGATATTACTTCTAATTTCACTATTTCTTCAGGTCACTCAAGCGGATACGGTACATTTATCGACAGTGGGGTTTATAATATCCCATCCGGTATCACAGGAAATGGTTATTTTATATTTGAATACGTTGGTAACGGAGCTTCAGGGCCTACAACAACTATGCAAATCGACAATATTACAATAAACTAA